One Ardenticatenales bacterium genomic region harbors:
- a CDS encoding sodium-translocating pyrophosphatase, whose product MSGLTGFETAAIWAVLIISIIGIAYAFWLRRRILTQDKGTPKMQEVWGFIKAGANAYLSQQFRTILILIVVLTVLLALSVLIIPPTQEAVERFGSEQAAVIWVAVGRAIAFLMGSLFSYSVGYVGMNVAVEGNVRVAAAARVGYNQAMQTAYQSGTVTGMLTVGLGLLGGTLIFMVYGIAAPDALLGFGFGGSLIALFMRVGGGIYTKAADVGADLVGKVEAGIPEDDPRNAAVIADLVGDNVGDCAGMAADVFESFEVTIVSALILGLVLGDVSRGGLGDGQYDLRFVIFPLILRAIGVIASVIGNTVVRTDEKKKNAMAAMNRGFYLAAIVGVIGFALTTVFYMIDPATGAPDWRPFMATVAGIVLAIVLDKVTEYFTSTHFSPVKEVSRASQSGSATNILSGLALGMESSVWAVIVIALSILASVLIYANEPAATQFTAILYGVSLTGIGMLTLTGNTISMDSFGPISDNANGIGEMAGLEKKARLVMDDLDAVGNTTKAVTKGIAIGSAVIAAVALFGSFLTDVGKVQAAQGVAVLKGINVAAPTVFIGLLVGGALPFLFSSLTIRAVARAAAQIVGEVRRQFRIPGLMEGKVQPDYARAVSISTTAAQKELVSLGLVAVVVPLVVGFGLGVEALGGFLAGIILAGQLMAVFQANAGGAWDNAKKFIEEGNLGGKNSEPHKAAVVGDTVGDPLKDTAGPALNPLIKVINLVSLIIAPIVVAVRLPGEPISALLAVILLALLVALGWAIWKSKTEAASLMDPAPAAAPVKKSQPTAKNQKKRRK is encoded by the coding sequence ATGAGCGGTTTAACTGGATTTGAGACTGCGGCTATTTGGGCGGTCCTCATCATTTCGATTATTGGTATTGCTTATGCCTTTTGGCTGCGCCGGCGTATCCTGACTCAGGACAAAGGCACACCCAAAATGCAAGAAGTGTGGGGGTTTATTAAGGCGGGAGCCAACGCCTACCTCAGCCAGCAGTTTCGGACTATTTTGATTCTCATTGTGGTCCTCACCGTACTCCTGGCCCTGAGCGTCCTGATCATTCCGCCCACGCAGGAGGCGGTGGAGCGCTTCGGCAGCGAGCAGGCCGCCGTGATCTGGGTGGCCGTGGGGCGGGCCATCGCTTTCCTCATGGGGTCCCTGTTCTCCTACTCCGTCGGTTACGTGGGCATGAACGTGGCCGTGGAAGGGAACGTGCGCGTGGCTGCCGCCGCGCGCGTCGGCTACAACCAGGCGATGCAAACCGCGTACCAGTCCGGCACGGTCACGGGCATGTTGACGGTGGGGCTGGGGCTGTTGGGCGGCACGCTCATTTTTATGGTGTACGGCATTGCCGCGCCGGACGCGCTGCTGGGGTTCGGCTTTGGCGGCTCGCTGATCGCCCTGTTTATGCGCGTTGGCGGCGGTATTTACACGAAGGCGGCGGACGTGGGCGCGGACCTGGTGGGCAAGGTGGAGGCGGGCATCCCCGAAGATGACCCGCGCAACGCCGCCGTGATTGCCGACCTGGTGGGCGATAACGTGGGCGATTGTGCCGGCATGGCCGCGGACGTATTCGAGAGCTTTGAAGTGACCATCGTCTCCGCCCTGATTTTGGGGCTGGTGTTGGGCGATGTCTCCCGCGGCGGCCTCGGTGACGGCCAATACGACCTGCGTTTCGTCATCTTCCCCCTGATTTTGCGCGCCATCGGCGTCATCGCCTCCGTCATCGGCAACACCGTTGTGCGCACCGACGAGAAGAAGAAGAACGCCATGGCCGCCATGAATCGCGGCTTCTATCTGGCGGCGATTGTGGGCGTGATTGGCTTTGCCCTCACGACGGTGTTTTACATGATTGACCCGGCTACGGGCGCGCCGGATTGGCGTCCGTTTATGGCCACGGTTGCCGGCATTGTCCTGGCCATCGTGCTGGATAAAGTCACCGAATACTTCACATCCACCCACTTCTCCCCCGTGAAGGAAGTCAGCCGCGCCTCCCAGAGCGGCTCCGCCACCAACATCCTCTCCGGCCTGGCTCTGGGTATGGAGTCCAGCGTTTGGGCCGTCATCGTCATCGCCCTCTCCATCCTCGCCTCCGTGCTGATTTACGCCAACGAGCCGGCGGCCACGCAGTTCACGGCCATCCTCTACGGCGTCTCCCTCACGGGCATTGGCATGTTGACGCTCACGGGCAACACCATCTCCATGGATAGCTTCGGCCCCATCTCCGACAACGCCAACGGCATTGGCGAAATGGCCGGCCTGGAAAAGAAAGCGCGTCTGGTGATGGACGACCTGGACGCGGTGGGCAACACCACCAAAGCCGTCACCAAGGGGATCGCCATTGGCTCCGCCGTTATCGCCGCCGTGGCGCTGTTTGGCTCCTTCCTCACCGACGTGGGCAAGGTGCAGGCGGCGCAAGGGGTGGCGGTGCTGAAGGGCATCAACGTGGCCGCGCCGACGGTGTTTATCGGCCTGCTCGTTGGCGGCGCGCTGCCCTTCCTCTTCTCCTCGCTCACCATTCGCGCCGTGGCCCGCGCGGCGGCGCAGATCGTGGGCGAAGTGCGGCGGCAGTTCCGCATTCCTGGCCTGATGGAAGGTAAGGTGCAGCCCGATTATGCCCGCGCCGTGTCCATCTCTACCACGGCAGCGCAAAAAGAGCTGGTCAGCCTGGGGCTGGTGGCCGTGGTTGTGCCGCTGGTGGTTGGTTTTGGTTTAGGGGTGGAGGCCTTGGGGGGCTTTCTTGCCGGCATTATCCTCGCGGGTCAGTTGATGGCCGTGTTCCAGGCGAACGCGGGCGGGGCCTGGGACAATGCGAAGAAGTTTATCGAAGAAGGCAACCTGGGCGGTAAGAACTCCGAACCGCACAAGGCGGCGGTGGTGGGCGACACCGTGGGCGACCCGCTCAAAGACACGGCCGGTCCGGCGCTGAACCCGCTGATCAAGGTGATCAACCTGGTTTCCCTGATTATCGCCCCCATTGTGGTGGCCGTGCGCCTGCCCGGAGAGCCGATCAGCGCGCTGCTGGCGGTGATTTTGCTGGCGCTGCTGGTGGCGTTGGGTTGGGCGATCTGGAAGAGTAAGACGGAGGCGGCGTCGTTGATGGACCCGGCGCCGGCAGCGGCTCCGGTGAAGAAGTCGCAGCCGACGGCGAAGAATCAGAAGAAGCGGCGGAAGTAA